From Tiliqua scincoides isolate rTilSci1 chromosome 2, rTilSci1.hap2, whole genome shotgun sequence, the proteins below share one genomic window:
- the LOC136638747 gene encoding olfactory receptor 13H1-like, producing MEEWDNATTVTEFVLVGLSSQSQVRAALFVLFLIMYLATVIGNSLIVTLIVWDSHLHTPMYFFLSNLSFIDVCYVTTTVPQMLAHCFTDRPTISLGRCFAQMNIAIFLAEAECFLLAIMAYDRFVAICSPLRYSLIMRKRVCVLFAVGMWSTSFALTIIPFFFLQPRLCGNNVLNHYRCEVQAVLSLACSDLRATGLLILISSFFSLVLPFAFILMTYGRIGLAVLRIRSKQGQGKALSTCGSHLAVVGIFYGSAMTMYLRRQTKTFSNQEKVAAVFYGVVTPMLNPLIYSLRNRDVKGALWRMTGKKVEE from the coding sequence ATGGAAGAATGGGACAACGCAACCACAGTGACCGAATTTGTGCTTGTGGGTCTCTCCAGCCAATCCCAAGTGCGGGCAGCCTTGTTTGTCCTCTTCCTGATCATGTATCTGGCCACAGTGATTGGGAACAGTCTCATAGTTACATTGATAGTGTGGGATTCTCATCTtcacacccccatgtatttcttcctcagcaACCTCTCCTTCATTGATGTCTGCTATGTCACCACCACAGTCCCACAGATGTTGGCACATTGCTTCACAGACAGGCCCACCATCTCACTTGGTCGATGCTTTGCGCAAATGAATATTGCTATCTTCTTGGCAGAGGCCGAGTGTTTTTTGCTAGCTATCATGGCGTACGACCGCTTTGTGGCCATCTGCAGTCCCCTGCGCTATAGCCTGATCATGCGAAAGAGGGTGTGTGTACTATTTGCTGTTGGTATGTGGTCCACCTCCTTTGCCTTGACCATCATCCCATTTTTCTTCTTGCAGCCACGTTTGTGTGGCAACAATGTACTCAATCACTACCGGTGTGAGGTTCAAGCAGTGCTGAGTCTGGCTTGCTCCGATCTCCGTGCAACTGGGTTGCTCATTCTGATCAGCAGCTTTTTCTCACTTGTACTGCCTTTTGCTTTCATCCTGATGACATATGGCCGCATCGGTCTTGCTGTGCTGCGCATTCGCTCCAAACAAGGGCAGGGCAAGGCCTTGTCCACCTGTGGCTCCCACCTGGCCGTGGTGGGGATCTTCTATGGCTCAGCTATGACCATGTACCTCCGGCGTCAGACCAAGACTTTTAGCAACCAGGAAAAGGTAGCAGCTGTGTTCTATGGGGTTGTCACCCCTATGCTCAACCCTCTGATCTACAGCCTGAGGAATAGGGATGTGAAGGGAGCCTTGTGGAGAATGACTGGGAAAAAAGTTGAAGAATAA